In a genomic window of uncultured Flavobacterium sp.:
- a CDS encoding glycosyltransferase family A protein, whose amino-acid sequence MKYYIVIPAHNEQDLIGLTLQSLVSQTVLPSKVVVVNDNSTDKTEEIVLGFAKENPFISVVNKTSDAIHMPGSKVIQAFQKGYETLDSDYDIIVKIDGDLIFPANYFETIIKHFQSDPKIGMAGGFCYIEKNGDWILENLTDKDHIRGALKAYRKETYQQIGGLKPAMGWDTVDELLCKYYDWKIVTDESLHVKHLKPTGANYNKTARYKQGEAFYTLGYGFWITSIASAKLAMMKKKPLLFFDYIKGFWKAKKAKTPLLVTPEQAKFIRNYRFQKMKQKLI is encoded by the coding sequence ATGAAATATTACATCGTCATTCCCGCGCATAACGAGCAAGACCTTATTGGTTTAACATTGCAATCTTTGGTTTCGCAAACTGTTTTGCCATCAAAAGTTGTCGTTGTAAATGACAATTCAACTGATAAAACAGAAGAAATTGTATTGGGATTTGCAAAAGAAAATCCGTTTATCTCTGTTGTAAACAAAACTTCTGATGCAATTCATATGCCTGGAAGTAAAGTAATTCAGGCTTTTCAGAAAGGTTATGAAACACTGGATTCAGATTACGATATTATTGTAAAAATAGATGGTGATTTAATTTTTCCTGCAAATTATTTTGAAACTATAATCAAACATTTTCAATCTGATCCAAAAATTGGAATGGCTGGAGGATTTTGTTATATCGAAAAAAATGGAGATTGGATTTTAGAAAACCTAACCGATAAAGATCATATTCGTGGTGCATTGAAAGCCTACAGAAAAGAAACTTATCAGCAAATTGGAGGTTTAAAACCTGCGATGGGCTGGGATACTGTAGACGAATTACTTTGTAAATATTATGATTGGAAAATAGTTACAGACGAATCTTTACATGTAAAACACCTAAAACCAACAGGTGCAAACTACAACAAAACAGCTCGTTATAAACAAGGCGAAGCTTTTTATACATTAGGATATGGTTTCTGGATTACATCAATTGCCTCTGCAAAGTTGGCGATGATGAAGAAAAAACCACTTCTATTTTTTGATTATATTAAAGGATTTTGGAAAGCTAAAAAAGCAAAAACTCCTTTGTTGGTTACCCCTGAACAGGCTAAATTTATTAGAAATTACCGTTTCCAAAAAATGAAACAAAAGTTAATTTGA
- a CDS encoding ABC transporter permease, with protein MMLIRYLSQIGRYFLMLKEIFNKQTKWPVMKKLIFKEIDDLIIDSLGIVCFISFFIGGVVAIQTALNLTNPLIPKYLIGFATRQSVILEFAPTFISVIMAGKMGSYITSSIGTMRVTEQIDALEVMGVNSLNYLVFPKIVALLMYPFVIGISMFLGIFGGWLACAYGGFSTSQDFIQGAQMEFIPFHITYAFIKTLIFAMLLATIPSFHGYYMKGGALEVGKASTVSFVWTSVCIILFNYILTQLLLG; from the coding sequence ATGATGCTAATTCGTTATTTATCTCAAATAGGAAGATATTTTTTAATGCTGAAGGAAATTTTCAATAAACAGACTAAATGGCCTGTTATGAAAAAATTGATTTTCAAAGAAATCGACGATCTAATAATCGACTCTCTTGGCATCGTTTGCTTTATCTCCTTTTTCATTGGAGGAGTTGTTGCCATTCAAACTGCACTAAACTTGACTAATCCCTTAATTCCAAAATATTTAATTGGTTTTGCTACACGTCAATCTGTAATCTTAGAGTTTGCGCCTACTTTTATTTCGGTAATTATGGCCGGAAAAATGGGATCTTACATTACTTCGAGTATCGGAACAATGCGTGTTACGGAACAAATTGATGCGCTGGAAGTTATGGGAGTTAATTCATTAAACTATCTTGTTTTTCCAAAAATAGTAGCTTTATTAATGTACCCATTTGTAATTGGAATCAGTATGTTTTTAGGGATATTTGGTGGATGGCTTGCTTGTGCTTACGGAGGATTCTCGACTAGTCAGGATTTTATTCAAGGTGCTCAAATGGAATTTATTCCGTTTCATATTACATATGCCTTCATTAAAACTTTAATTTTCGCAATGTTATTAGCTACAATTCCATCGTTTCACGGATATTACATGAAAGGTGGAGCACTTGAAGTTGGTAAAGCAAGTACAGTATCATTTGTTTGGACATCTGTTTGTATTATTCTTTTTAATTATATATTAACTCAATTATTATTAGGATAA
- a CDS encoding ATP-binding cassette domain-containing protein, producing the protein MIEVKNIEKSFGDSKVLKGVSTVFETGKTNLIIGQSGSGKTVLLKTLLGIHTPDSGTIEFDGRVYSELEPDEKRELRTEIGMVFQGSALFDSMTVEENVAFPLKMFTNDNKAKIQERVDFVLERVNLIDAHKKLPSEISGGMQKRVAIARAIVNNPKYLFCDEPNSGLDPNTSTLIDNLIKEITEEYNITTVINTHDMNSVMEIGENIVFLKKGVKAWQGTKEEIFRTDNKDIVKFVYSSNLFKKVREAYLKG; encoded by the coding sequence ATGATCGAAGTAAAAAACATAGAAAAATCATTTGGCGACAGTAAAGTTTTAAAAGGTGTTTCGACGGTTTTTGAAACTGGAAAAACTAACTTGATTATTGGACAAAGTGGATCTGGAAAAACTGTTTTATTAAAAACGTTATTAGGAATTCATACACCGGATTCCGGAACAATTGAGTTTGACGGACGTGTTTATTCCGAATTAGAACCAGACGAAAAACGTGAATTAAGAACTGAAATTGGAATGGTTTTTCAAGGAAGTGCTTTATTTGATTCGATGACTGTTGAAGAAAATGTTGCTTTCCCTTTAAAAATGTTCACAAACGACAATAAAGCTAAAATTCAGGAACGTGTTGATTTTGTTTTAGAACGCGTTAATCTAATTGATGCACATAAAAAATTACCTTCTGAAATTTCCGGAGGTATGCAAAAACGTGTGGCGATTGCCCGCGCAATTGTAAATAATCCTAAGTATTTATTTTGTGATGAACCTAACTCTGGTTTAGATCCAAATACCTCAACTTTGATCGATAATTTGATTAAAGAAATTACCGAAGAATACAATATCACAACTGTAATCAATACTCACGATATGAACTCGGTAATGGAAATTGGTGAGAACATCGTATTCTTAAAAAAAGGAGTAAAAGCTTGGCAAGGAACTAAAGAAGAAATCTTTAGAACTGATAATAAAGACATCGTGAAATTTGTTTACTCTTCGAACTTATTCAAAAAAGTAAGAGAAGCTTATTTGAAAGGCTAA